From a single Fusarium fujikuroi IMI 58289 draft genome, chromosome FFUJ_chr03 genomic region:
- a CDS encoding LEU2-Beta-isopropyl-malate dehydrogenase: protein MTLTSSLVGQCLECPLPLALPQGPSGPDHSGKSRPTEFTGMAPILEWWGSNRGPANKVGHSSLCLVLLLLQTNSIVSKLIQRVLNSRGKPAKRWQVEPLKPSYGPFSSDSLSAPSMPMAPLTDETIAAAKSADAVLLGGPECGNGAVRPEPGLLKLRKGMDIYGKLWPCFFASGSLVDACLPEASVCCGTVLSSSLYTPALFTLASVNSGSDETQNLTPIPRLGVLTIWLGSLPVVAATRSIGLLPSANLSHILDIKGVPKLFGTILSVAMILCYSLNLPVEAKAVEGVIRMALEGGLHAKDLGGNTTTEEVGDAVFQELEKIPKA from the exons ATGACCTTGACGTCTTCTCTCGTTGGCCAATGCCTTGAATGCCCACTTCCGTTAGCTCTGCCGCAAGGCCCGAGTGGACCGGACCACTCAGGCAAAAGCCGGCCTACGGAGTTTACTGGTATGGCCCCGATCTTGGAATGGTGGGGCAGCAACAGAGGTCCAGCAAACAAGGTCGggcattcttctctttgtcttgttttgCTCTTATTGCAAACCAACTCCATAGTCTCAAAACTAATCCAAAG AGTCTTAAACTCTCGAGGAAAACCAGCCAAGCGTTGGCAAGTTGAACCTCTAAAACCATCTTATGGACCGT TCAGCTCTGACAGCCTCAGTGCTCCATCGATGCCCATGGCACCGCTCACTGACGAGACCATCGCCGCCGCAAAGAGTGCTGATGCCGTCCTTCTCGGCGGTCCCGAATGTGGCAACGGCGCTGTCCGACCCGAGCCAGGCCTTCTGAAGCTTCGCAAGGGGATGGACATATACGGCAAGCTGTGGCCTTGTTTCTTCGCGTCTGGCTCTCTGGTTGACGCCTGTCTCCCCGAAGCCTCTGTATGCTGCGGCACAGTTTTATCATCATCCCTGTACACACCGGCGCTGTTCACTTTAGCGAGCGTAAATTCCGGCTCAGATGAGACACAAAACCTTACTCCTATACCAAGGCTGGGCGTGTTGACCATATGGTTGGGTTCCTTGCCCGTGGTCGCGGCGACAAGAAG CATCGGCCTTCTGCCCAGCGCTAACTTGAGCCATATTCTTGATATAAAGGGCGTCCCCAAACTATTTGGTACGATCCTATCTGTTGCTATGATTCTCTGCTACTCTCTCAACCTGCCCGTggaggccaaggctgttgaggGGGTTATCCGTATGGCTCTGGAAGGTGGTCTGCACGCCAAGGACCTGGGTGGTAACACAACCACAgaggaggttggtgatgctgtTTTTCAGGAGCTGGAGAAGATTCCCAAGGCTTAA
- a CDS encoding related to negative transcription regulator, with translation MAPVDRVDHNALEQQLKDIIQDLYQIMVQVSTYDSVGRSSREVLINEIKTLSDSLRTVHSSASPPNNLPSVPPELVEYVEHGRNPDIYTREFVELVRRGNQLMRGKLNAFGTFRDILAENITTAMPELRDDVAQVVEATGGVPPGRRNGEQSQQNGNATNHASSSSA, from the exons ATGGCGCCTGTCGATCGCGTAGACCACAATGCCCTTGAGC AACAGCTCAAGGACATCATCCAAGATCTCTACCAAATAATGGTACAAGTCTCAACCTACGACTCCGTCGGCCGGTCCAGTAGAGaagttctcatcaacgaaAT CAAAACCCTCTCCGACTCCCTTCGCACTGTTCACTCCTCCGCCTCTCCCCCAAACAACCTGCCTTCAGTGCCTCCAGAACTTGTCGAATATGTCGAGCATGGCCGTAACCCAGATATCTACACTCGAGAATTCGTCGAGCTCGTGCGCCGTGGTAATCAACTTATGCGCGGCAAACTCAACGCCTTTGGAACCTTTCGCGACATCCTGGCTGAGAATATCACCACGGCCATGCCTGAGTTGCGCGACGATGTGGCCCAGGTCGTCGAGGCCACTGGAGGCGTGCCACCTGGGAGGAGAAACGGTGAGCAGTCGCAACAGAATGGTAATGCTACTAACCATgcctcgtcgtcttctgcTTGA
- a CDS encoding related to myosin regulatory light chain 1 has translation MSVPVTYKPSPLGYGSSPTRSSPFRRAESPASPSPLRHTTPTGSPTKAGPFGSTSRFARPTTPTSTQPSWTPKAKTPVRDEMNSSPSRMSPVAVAPRTPVSKSLGNGNALSQLQATQVRTLRDAFQIMDRDCDGVVNREDVTDMLNQLGLPSNPADVSKFFPTSAPQTITLAVFLNSLADALAALSPSAELLSAFSAFDDDDSGQVDLVELRKALLDTAPEPGEKALTASEVDKIMNGFTGRRAFNRNMNAHLGAKRGEVFKYQEFVGSIMGSNNGSDNQSHDNGDDEAYL, from the exons ATG TCTGTGCCGGTAACATACAagccttctcctctgggCTATGGCTCTTCACCTACTCGAAGCTCTCCATTTCGTCGCGCCGAGTCACCTGCATCGCCCTCTCCCCTAAGACACACTACACCCACTGGATCACCGACAAAGGCAGGACCCTTCGGCTCGACCTCGCGCTTTGCTAGACCAACAACTCCCACAAGCACACAACCCAGCTGGACACCAAAGGCCAAGACACCTGTTAGAGACGAGATGAATTCTTCGCCTTCGCGTATGTCTCCGGTGGCCGTGGCCCCAAGGACCCCAGTATCGAAATCgcttggcaatggcaatgcGCTATCGCAACTGCAAGCAACCCAAGTCCGAACATTGCGAGATGCTTTCCAGATCATGGACCGAGATTGTGATGGTGTCGTAAACCGCGAGGATGTTACTGACATGCTCAACCAGCTGG GCCTGCCTTCAAACCCTGCCGATGTATCCAAATTCTTTCCTACATCAGCACCCCAAACAATCACTCTCGCAGTATTCCTCAACTCGCTTGCCGATGCACTTGCAGCACTTTCACCAAGCGCCGAGCTGCTGTCTGCCTTCTCTGCctttgacgacgatgacagCGGCCAGGTCGACTTGGTCGAGCTGCGAAAAGCCCTTCTTGATACAGCACCCGAGCCCGGTGAGAAGGCTCTGACTGCCAGTGAAGTTGATAAGATCATGAATGGTTTCACTGGACGACGAGCTTTCAACCGTAATATGAACGCCCACCTTGGTGCCAAGAGAGGCGAGGTGTTCAAGTACCAGGAATTTGTTGGTTCCATCATGGGCTCCAACAACGGTTCGGATAACCAGTCTCATGATAATGGGGATGATGAAGCTTATTTGTAA
- a CDS encoding related to tetratricopeptide repeat protein 2 has product MKNFFGTGKKPTSSTPPPLSSARKSATFEERDRENHDPAEQPPAYSEPSSPARAKSPSKPSKRLSRPASYAAESTKSSSRSSRLSRQSTDPGHSHSHSSSRRHKYEPDTHPLNLPPEERKRLSALAAAMNGNSMDVDSEPVNGARSTTPPNPKAQTNFSVPIPNGSSHDDGAPPPPPHKSNPGSPTITPEEDAEAYKAAGNRFFKEKNYYKAIEQYSKAVDLFPFSATYLGNRAAAYMSNGQYEHALEDCSRAADYDPQNAKILLRLARIYTAMGRPEEAMTTFNRIDPPPSAKDMAPAKEMLHHIQSARDILARGSGSGMSMVLHALDLAERGLGPSVSKPRKWQLMRGEAYLLMGRENSLGEAQNIAMNLLRNNSQDPEALVLRGRVLYGQGENDKAIQFFRMAINCDPDFRDAVKWLRIVQRLDRMKEEGNTDFKAGRLQQAIEKYTNALEIDPSNKSMNSKLLQNRAQCKIKLKQYDDAIADCERAINLDPGYTKARKTKANALGGAERWEDAVKEWKAIQELDPEDRTIMREIRKAELELKKAQRKDYYKIVGVEKTATGDEIKKAYRKMAVKLHPDKNPGDPHAEEKFKDLQEAYECLSDPQKRAAYDNGDDLMDPNDMFGGGGMGGGMGGIDPEILFSMMGQQGGFGGGGFRSAGGFPGGGGGGAHFNFGAGADDDDDDLWDSEDEDAGFYDEEDEDENGEEEENDDYATTSDEDFHPQPPRNSKLRDDLEQRRQDAHGRLVDAVRRYGKFFMAAAVLLPWQVVILILTLVGSAYICMKHIPLFGRKTPLSL; this is encoded by the exons ATGAAGAACTTCTTTGGTACCGGCAAGAAGCCAACGTCCTccactcctcctcctctttccTCTGCTAGGAAATCCGCCACTTTCGAGGAGCGCGACCGTGAAAACCACGATCCGGCCGAACAACCTCCCGCATACTcggagccttcttctcctgcgAGAGCAAAGTCGCCTTCAAAGCCTTCAAAGAGACTATCTCGGCCCGCTTCTTACGCCGCCGAGTCCACAAAATCTTCCTCGCGTTCTTCTAGACTGTCGAGGCAATCTACCGACCCGGGCCATTCTCACTCCCATTCTTCCTCTCGTCGGCACAAATACGAGCCCGATACCCATCCGCTCAACCTCCCTCCCGAAGAACGAAAGCGATTATCCGCTCTCGCCGCTGCAATGAACGGTAACTCCATGGATGTCGACAGCGAGCCTGTTAATGGCGCTCGTTCAACTACTCCTCCCAACCCGAAAGCCCAGACCAACTTTTCCGTCCCTATTCCTAACGGCTCCAGTCATGATGACGGCGCCCCTCCGCCACCTCCTCACAAATCCAACCCTGGAAGCCCAACAATTACGCCTGAGGAAGATGCCGAAGCCTACAAGGCTGCTGGTAACCGATtcttcaaggagaagaactACTACAAGGCTATCGAACAGTACAGCAAAG CTGTCGATCTGTTCCCCTTCTCCGCTACTTATCTAGGCAACCGAGCTGCTGCTTATATGTCTAATGGCCAATATGAGCATGCTCTTGAAGACTGCTCCAGGGCTGCCGATTATGATCCTCAGAATGCCAAGATTCTTCTGCGTTTGGCCCGTATCTATACTGCTATGGGCCGACCAGAGGAAGCCATGACAACCTTCAACCGCATTGACCCCCCACCATCCGCTAAGGACATGGCCCCTGCGAAGGAGATGTTGCATCATATTCAGTCTGCCCGTGATATTCTCGCACGTGGATCTGGATCTGGCATGTCCATGGTGCTTCATGCTCTCGACCTGGCTGAGCGCGGCCTGGGTCCTAGTGTCAGCAAGCCCCGCAAGTGGCAGCTTATGCGCGGAGAGGCTTATCTATTAATGGGACGGGAAAACTCATTGGGAGAGGCGCAAAACATTGCTATGAACCTCCTTCGAAACAACAGCCAGGACCCTGAGGCTCTTGTTCTCCGAGGACGTGTTCTCTATGGTCAGGGCGAGAACGATAAGGCTATCCAGTTCTTCCGTATGGCTATTAACTGTGATCCTGATTTCcgtgatgctgtcaagtGGCTCCGAATTGTCCAAAGACTTGATCGcatgaaggaggagggcaACACCGACTTCAAGGCAGGTCGTCTACAACAAGCCATCGAGAAGTATACCAATGCTCTGGAAATTGACCCTTCCAATAAGAGCATGAACTCGAAGCTGTTGCAGAACCGGGCACAATgcaagatcaagctcaagcagtACGACGATGCCATCGCCGACTGTGAGCGGGCCATTAACCTTGACCCTGGTTACACGAAGGCCCGTAAGACGAAGGCCAATGCTTTGGGTGGTGCCGAGAGGTGGGAAGACGCCGTTAAGGAGTGGAAGGCCATACAGGAGCTTGATCCAGAGGATCGTACTATCATGCGAGAGATCCGCAAGGCGGAgcttgagctcaagaaggccCAACGCAAGGACTACTATAagattgttggtgttgagaagacggCTACAGGtgacgagatcaagaaggcttaTCGCAAGATGGCTGTTAAGCTCCACCCTGACAAGAACCCCGGTGACCCTCATGCCgaggagaagttcaaggacttGCAGGAGGCTTACGAGTGCTTGAGCGACCCTCA GAAGCGTGCTGCTTACGACAACGGCGATGATCTTATGGACCCCAACGATATGTTCGGTGGCGGTGGCATGGGAGGAGGTATGGGCGGCATCGACCCGGAGATCCTCTTCAGCATGATGGGCCAGCAGGGCGGtttcggcggcggcggttTCCGATCTGCTGGAGGCTTCCCCGGcggtggcggcggcggcgccCATTTCAactttggtg CCGGCgcggatgatgatgatgacgacctATGGGatagtgaggatgaggatgcggGCTTCtatgacgaagaagacgaggatgagaatggcgaagaagaggaaaacGACGACTATGCAACCACCAGCGATGAGGACTTCCACCCACAGCCCCCCCGGAACAGTAAGCTCCGAGATGATCTTGAACAGCGCCGCCAAGATGCCCATGGCCGGCTGGTAGATGCTGTACGACGATACGGCAAGTTCTTCATGGCGGCAGCTGTCTTGCTCCCTTGGCAAGTGGTGATACTCATTTTGACGCTGGTTGGTTCAGCATATATATGCATGAAGCACATTCCACTCTTTGGCAGGAAAACGCCGTTGTCGTTGTGA